The stretch of DNA GGTTCCGAAATCGGCGGCGGAAGTATTCGGATCCACCGACAGGATGTACAGGCGAGAATTTTTGCAGTCCTCGGCCTTTCGGATGAAGAAACGCGCCTCAAATTCGGGTTTCTTCTGGACGCCCTCGAATTCGGCACACCCCCCCACGGAGGGTTGGCTTTCGGCCTGGACCGGCTGGTCATGATCATGAGCCATGCCGAATCCCTGCGAGACGTCATCGCCTTTCCCAAGACCCAAAAGGCATTGTGTCTTTTGACCGATGCGCCTTCCACGGTAAACGCAGAACAGCTGATGGAATTATCGTTGAAAATAGTCAAATAGAAAAAAGAAGTCCGTCGGCTCTTCCGCCGGACGGACTTCCGCGCCCCCGCCGACAGGACGATGAAACTTGATCGAACCCTACTGATAGACCTCTTCGATCAGCCACTGGTCAAAAGGATTCTCCCGGTTGCACTGGGTAACCGATGACAGCTCCCGGATGAACCGGGAAGGGCTAAGGGGCAGATAACCCATACCCCGGTTAGGGTCGTACAGGGGACAGCAAAGATGCAACCGATCCTTGGCCCGTGTCACGGCGACATAGAACAGGCGGCGTTCTTCCTCCTCCCCATCCGGTTCGTTGAGCGCCCGCGCCAGGGGAATCATCCCCTCGCAACACCAGAGCACGAATACGGCGGACCATTCCAGCCCTTTGGCCTGGTGAATCGAGGTGAGGATAACCCGGTCCGACGGTACATCCTCGATTTCACTTCCCTCCTGTTCCCCCGTATTGCTCATCAGGGCCAGTTCGCTGAGCATGGCGTCAAGGTCGGTAAACTTCGACGCGTAAACAGCGAGCTGCACCAGATCATCTTCCCGGGATGACCAATCGGAGTATTTCCCCCGGATGTAATCACCGTATCCGTGCTGCAAGACATGCTCCACGGCCTCCCTGGGGTCAGGCGGCTCGGAACCGTCGTCCATTCGATGGAATATTTCACGGCATTTTTCGATCCCCGGAACGGCCCCCTTTGGAATTTGCTTGAGGAACGCGTCTTCCATGATTGCCTGAAGGGGAGACGCCTCTACGGCCAGGAACTTCCAGATTTTTTCGATGGTGGCCTTGCCGATCCTGGGATAGAGGCCCAGAATACGCCGCCAGGCCAGTTCATCCTTTGGATTGTCCATGATCCGCAAATAAGAAACCACATCCTTCACATGGGCCTGTTCAAAGAATCGAATACCGGAACGTATTTCAAAGGGGATACGTCGTCTTGTCAATTCCATCTGCAGTTCCATGGAGTGATAATGGGCCCGGTACAGGACGGCAATTTCCGAAAGCGGCACGCCGTCGCCGCTCAGTTCCAGAATCCGCTGGGCGACGAATTCGGCCTGCTGATAGACGTTTCTTGTGGGAACCACGACCGGTTTGATACCGCCGCCGCGAATGGAACGCAGCTCTTTATGAAACTGCCGCCGGTTCTGAACGATGCAGAGGTTAGCCAGGTGGAGAATCTCCGGCGTACTCCGGTAGTTGGTTTCCAGCTTGAACAAACGGCAGTCGGGATATTTGTCGGGAAACCGCAGAATGTTCTCGAAGTTCGCCCCCCGGAAGGAATAGATACTCTGGGAATCGTCACCGACCACCATCAGGTTCCGATGTCCGGAGGCCAAAAGATCGATGATTTCGGCCTGTATTTTGTTCGTGTCCTGATACTCGTCGACCAGGACGTGAAGAAAGCGCCCGCTGTACCGCTCCAGCACGTCGGCATGGTCTCGAAGGACATGGCGGCAAAAAAACAGCAGGTCATCAAAGTCCATGAGGTTCAGCGCCTTCTTACGTTCCCGGTAGTGCGTTAGAACGCCTTCGATCTCCCCCAGCCGGCAGATGAAAAACGGATAGCGCCCGGAGATGACGCTTTCCAGGCTCTCTTCCGTGTTGACGGAAAGGCTCAGGATATCGGTCAGAACGTTTCCTTTGGGAAAATCATTCGTCGATGACGGGATCTTCCGATCCGCCAGGCAGGTATTCATCAGCTGGCGGGCGTCTTCGGCGTCGATAATGGAAAACCGGCGGTTGTAGCCGACCCGCTCGGCATTCGTCCTGAGTATCCGGTGGGCGATGTGATGAAAAGTGCCGCCCCAGAGCCGGGGCACCTCCCGCATAAGGAGGGACTGAACGCGGCCGACCATGGACCGGGCCGCCTTGTTCGTGAAGGTCGCCAGGAGGATCCGCCCCGGATCCTGGCCCTCGTCGATCAGACGGGTAACCCGGTAGGTCAGGGTGCGGGTTTTCCCGCTTCCGGCGCCGGCAATGACCAGGAGGGGGCCACCCGGTTCCATCACGACGTCGTACTGTTCGTCGTTCAGTTCTCTTCTATAATCGATCATTTCAGATGACGGACCCCGACAGGCGGCATCGACGGGCGGCGCCGCCTGAAGCACGGGGCTTACGGACCCGCTCCTACAAAACCCCCTTGATCGCTTCGACCGTCTCCATGCTGCTGACGGACAGGAAGTTCTTCAGAAGACCTTCCTTTTAATAAAAGCCGATCAACGGGGCCGTTTCCCGATTGTACACCTCCAGCCGGTTGAGGATGGCCTCTTCCGTTTCGTCGTCCCGCTGGATCGTGGGGCTGCCGCATTTTTTGCATGTTCCGTCGGGGTTCGGTGGGTTGCTCTTGATGTTGTA from Deltaproteobacteria bacterium encodes:
- a CDS encoding ATP-dependent helicase, which codes for MIDYRRELNDEQYDVVMEPGGPLLVIAGAGSGKTRTLTYRVTRLIDEGQDPGRILLATFTNKAARSMVGRVQSLLMREVPRLWGGTFHHIAHRILRTNAERVGYNRRFSIIDAEDARQLMNTCLADRKIPSSTNDFPKGNVLTDILSLSVNTEESLESVISGRYPFFICRLGEIEGVLTHYRERKKALNLMDFDDLLFFCRHVLRDHADVLERYSGRFLHVLVDEYQDTNKIQAEIIDLLASGHRNLMVVGDDSQSIYSFRGANFENILRFPDKYPDCRLFKLETNYRSTPEILHLANLCIVQNRRQFHKELRSIRGGGIKPVVVPTRNVYQQAEFVAQRILELSGDGVPLSEIAVLYRAHYHSMELQMELTRRRIPFEIRSGIRFFEQAHVKDVVSYLRIMDNPKDELAWRRILGLYPRIGKATIEKIWKFLAVEASPLQAIMEDAFLKQIPKGAVPGIEKCREIFHRMDDGSEPPDPREAVEHVLQHGYGDYIRGKYSDWSSREDDLVQLAVYASKFTDLDAMLSELALMSNTGEQEGSEIEDVPSDRVILTSIHQAKGLEWSAVFVLWCCEGMIPLARALNEPDGEEEERRLFYVAVTRAKDRLHLCCPLYDPNRGMGYLPLSPSRFIRELSSVTQCNRENPFDQWLIEEVYQ